A DNA window from Rhodococcus sp. Z13 contains the following coding sequences:
- a CDS encoding MDR family MFS transporter codes for MPAEPLSVPADSRAGRLIAVLVGAAFVVILNETIMSVAIPSLMQTFSVGAATAQWLTTAFMLTMAVVIPVTGYLLTRLPLRTVFAIAMGSFLVGTLIAATAPVFWALVLGRVVQAVGTAVMLPLLFTTVLNVVPAARRGRTMGVISIVIAVAPAVGPTIGGVVLDQLSWRWMFWLVVPIAVVATMLGLSWIRNVTEPVPVPLDALSVVLSAFAFAGLVFGLSSLGEAAEGDPLLPPWLPLTVGVVALALFVVRQLKLRDDALLDLRAFAVPAFSLAVALVSVSMMSLFGTLILLPIYLQNVLGESTLKTGLMLLPGGLVMGLLGYVVGRLFDRFGPRPLVAPGALVTCIAMWGMTSFDAVTGVGTVIAWHVVLNIGLALMFSPLLTSALGALPQRLYSHGSAIVSTMQQVAGAAGTALFITVLTRTTVAGAESGTDPAVALEDGVHGAFVWGAVIAVVAVVGSLFVRRAPEPELDPVPPAAQDDPEVSVSR; via the coding sequence ATGCCGGCCGAGCCGCTCTCCGTCCCCGCCGACAGTCGAGCCGGACGTCTGATCGCCGTCCTCGTCGGTGCGGCCTTCGTGGTCATCCTCAACGAGACGATCATGTCCGTCGCGATCCCCAGTCTCATGCAGACCTTCTCCGTGGGGGCCGCGACCGCGCAGTGGCTCACCACGGCCTTCATGCTCACCATGGCCGTCGTCATCCCGGTGACCGGCTATCTGCTCACCCGGTTGCCGCTGCGCACCGTCTTCGCGATCGCGATGGGCAGCTTCCTGGTGGGCACCCTGATCGCGGCGACCGCCCCCGTCTTCTGGGCGCTGGTCCTCGGCCGCGTGGTGCAGGCCGTCGGTACCGCCGTGATGCTGCCGCTGTTGTTCACCACCGTCCTCAACGTCGTCCCGGCCGCGCGTCGCGGCCGCACGATGGGTGTGATCTCCATCGTCATCGCGGTCGCTCCCGCCGTCGGCCCGACCATCGGCGGCGTGGTGCTCGACCAGCTGAGCTGGCGCTGGATGTTCTGGCTGGTCGTGCCGATCGCGGTCGTCGCGACGATGCTCGGCCTGAGCTGGATCCGCAACGTCACCGAGCCGGTGCCGGTGCCGCTGGACGCGCTGTCGGTGGTGCTGTCGGCGTTCGCGTTCGCCGGTCTGGTGTTCGGGCTGAGCAGCCTGGGTGAGGCCGCCGAGGGTGATCCGCTGCTGCCGCCCTGGCTGCCGCTGACCGTCGGTGTGGTCGCCCTGGCGTTGTTCGTGGTGCGCCAGCTGAAGCTCCGCGACGACGCGCTGCTGGACCTGCGGGCCTTCGCCGTCCCGGCGTTCTCCCTCGCCGTCGCGCTGGTGTCGGTGAGCATGATGTCGCTGTTCGGCACCCTGATCCTGCTGCCGATCTACCTGCAGAACGTGCTGGGCGAGTCCACGCTGAAGACGGGCCTGATGCTGCTGCCCGGCGGCCTCGTGATGGGCCTGCTCGGCTATGTCGTGGGCCGGTTGTTCGACCGATTCGGCCCGCGTCCGCTGGTCGCCCCGGGTGCGCTCGTCACCTGCATCGCGATGTGGGGCATGACGTCCTTCGACGCCGTGACCGGCGTGGGCACGGTCATCGCCTGGCACGTGGTGCTCAACATCGGCCTCGCGTTGATGTTCTCGCCGCTGCTGACCTCGGCGCTCGGTGCGCTGCCGCAGCGTCTGTACTCGCACGGCAGCGCCATCGTGAGCACGATGCAGCAGGTCGCGGGCGCGGCGGGCACCGCCCTGTTCATCACGGTGCTGACGCGCACGACGGTCGCCGGCGCCGAGAGCGGCACCGATCCGGCCGTGGCGCTCGAGGACGGTGTCCACGGCGCCTTCGTGTGGGGGGCGGTGATCGCCGTCGTCGCCGTCGTCGGGTCGCTG